CGGGTGGGGGAGCGGGCGTTCCGGAATCCGCAGAAGGGGGAGGTGTGGGACTTTAGCCCGACGGGGGTGTGTGAGCCGGTGTCGGTAAGGGTGAGCAATGAGGCGGGGGAGATTGAGCTGGAGTTTGATCCGCTGACGGGTGTGGCGGTGAGGAAGGAGGTGCGGGTGAAGTCATGAAGATGGTTTTTTCAAAATGTGGCCTAACGAGAAGGAGGGGAAGTCTTTTGCATTTGGGTAATTGCCGGAATGTGGAGGTGAATGCGCGGGTGGGGAGTGGGCGATCCATGGGAGAGGGAGAGGAAGTGGGACGCTGCGCGTCCGGGTTTTCGATGGCGGACAGGAGTGTCCGCGCTCCTCTCTCTGTGGCTGCGCAGGGCTTTGCGCTGCTGGAGATTGTGCTCGCCATCGCATTATTTTCGATTGTGGCGGTGGGGATGACGCGGGCGCTGGACCAGATTGCGCAGACGTCGAAGCAGTCGCGGCAGGAGGCGCAGGTGCTGCGGGTGCTGGAATCGGTGCTGGCGGAGGTGGCGCATCAGCCGGCGCTGAAGGAGACGACGGTGAACTTTCCCAAAAGCGCGGACGGGGTGGATGCACGCGCGAGCATTGTGAAAGTGAAGCTCATCACGAAGGACAAGACGGAGCTGGACAGCATGTTTAAAGTGGAGGCGGAGGCGTGGCTGGAGACGGGGTTCAATCGGTCGCTGAAGAGGCGCATGGAAACGTATGTTTATTCACCGCACAGTCCGTAGCCGAAAGGCGTGGAAGGGGTTCACCCTGCTGGAGGTCATCGCCGCGCTGGCGCTGATCTCGCTCATCATTGGTGGGGTGTATGGGGTGGCGGATGGGGCGCTGAAGCTGAGTGCTTCCATGAGCCGCGCGCGGACGGCGGAGCTGCGGGTGAGCAACTTCGTGCATCAATGGCGCGACTGGTTGGAATCTGTGCCGCCCACGATCCGCCTGAGCTCGGGCCTGGAAAAGGTGAAGCGCGGTGCGGCGGGCACGCTGCTGGTGGAGGGCGGGCCGTCACCGTTCGCCTGGACGCCATCGGTGCAGCGGGCGGATGCGGTGGAGTTCGCGACGGTGAAGGGGGACAAGCCGAAGTCGTTGATGCTGCTGGTGCGCCATTTGAAGAAGCTGGAGAAACCGACGGCGCTGGATGATTACGAGGAGATCGCGGCGCTGCCGCTGCTGACGGGGCTGCGGGAGTTCAAGACATCTTTTTATGATCCGGTGGAGAAGCGCTGGTACACGAGCTGGGATGCGAAGAAGCGTGAGAAACCGCCGCTGTTTATGAAGCTGGAGTTTTCCTTTTTAGAGGATCCGCGAGAACATGAGGCGACGTTTTGGGTGGCGGATGATCTGGCGGTGCCGAGTGGGTGACAAATAATGACGAATGACGAATGATCCCGCATGCGGGAACGAATGACGGAATGGGCGTGGGGCAGGGGGGCGTTTTTTTTGACAGGATTAACAGGATTGCAGGATTAACAAGATTTCAGACGGGGAAGGATTAACCAGATGACACAGATTTACACAGATATTTAGAAGGATGAATTTTGATCAGGATTGGGACTAACTAGAAGTGTGAAATAACGGATGCAGAGAATGTGCTGAAGGCTTGAAATCAAAATCCTGTTAATCCTGAAATCTTGTTAATCCTGTATAAGAGAACCTGCCCGCACTCCTGACTTCTGAGCACTGAATACTGAATACTGAACCCCGCCCCATGATCCTCCACTCCATCACTCCCCGTCGCCAGGGCTCTGCGTTGATCGCGGTGTTCTGGATGATCGCGGTGCTGGGGCTGGTGATCTATGCGGGGGCGAAGGCGCTGGAGGCGGACTCGGCGTATGCGCGGCAGATGCGGGGGCGGACGTATGCGAAGCGGATGGCGCACATGGGACTGGAGATCGGGCGGCATCCGGGGCTGCCGTTGCATGATCCGTTGCTGCGCTACACGAGCGCTGAAGGGGGCTGGTATGAGGTCAAGATTGTGGCAGAAGAGGCGCGGCTGAACATCAATGTGCTGATGCAAATGGATGACCGGGTTTTGCTGCCGAGGCTTTTTGCCGCCTGGGGGCTGGAGCCAGACTTTGCGGCGGGACTGCGGGATGCGCTGAAGGACTGGGTGGATGCGGACTCGCACATCAGCCTGAACGGGGCGGAGTCGCGGGAGTATGAAAAGGCGGGGCTGGAGGGGATGCCTTTTAACCGGCCGTTTCAGGCGGTGGAGGAGATGCGGCTGGTGCGCGGCATGGCGGAGCTGGACGCGCTGAGGCCGGACTGGC
This Prosthecobacter sp. SYSU 5D2 DNA region includes the following protein-coding sequences:
- a CDS encoding prepilin-type N-terminal cleavage/methylation domain-containing protein, coding for MADRSVRAPLSVAAQGFALLEIVLAIALFSIVAVGMTRALDQIAQTSKQSRQEAQVLRVLESVLAEVAHQPALKETTVNFPKSADGVDARASIVKVKLITKDKTELDSMFKVEAEAWLETGFNRSLKRRMETYVYSPHSP
- a CDS encoding prepilin-type N-terminal cleavage/methylation domain-containing protein, giving the protein MFIHRTVRSRKAWKGFTLLEVIAALALISLIIGGVYGVADGALKLSASMSRARTAELRVSNFVHQWRDWLESVPPTIRLSSGLEKVKRGAAGTLLVEGGPSPFAWTPSVQRADAVEFATVKGDKPKSLMLLVRHLKKLEKPTALDDYEEIAALPLLTGLREFKTSFYDPVEKRWYTSWDAKKREKPPLFMKLEFSFLEDPREHEATFWVADDLAVPSG